One region of Drosophila kikkawai strain 14028-0561.14 chromosome 2R, DkikHiC1v2, whole genome shotgun sequence genomic DNA includes:
- the mei-S332 gene encoding shugoshin isoform X2, with product MASKVEQQYKLLNAQLMDHVQKQRMELGLYKKEVTNLRRENMELRQARILENYRMRQDHICFLKCFMRRMDIDLASLADSTPPESPAGQRRRSSKEMCQEMRQSSALACSTRTVSPSRHRDTMAKAPNMAPKITLTTSSQSGAEIENDVSSALAFTVISEESNEESSFMHTTPQRLVPIANNSACARTLAVSPRRSGKITEKPTEAPRLAPTTPQRVVQKAEDSASALAGKPKMFSPTRRRGKTTEKPTEAPRLAPTTPQRVLQKANDGASASALACSPRRRGKTTEKPTEAPRLAQPKTPQRVVQKAEDSASALAGSSKIFSPTRRRGKTTEKPKEVPGLAQPTTPQRVVQKANDGASASALAGSPKTCPGIVPEEPNKDPKLTNTPLPGREENVENDGSSDEEIIVDDSLAGTIMADYSLGLDLTQDETSSSDSSFDNFSPPRRPLRLIDQNVKASGRMKTRSSARAKEPLLLDTDNATKEQPSIQVPRLVLTPASPKRDDSLMGSPSFRSQASQLKRSLFERNFHMRASNTSTPIANRSSPEHTITTAKETSEILARSSIFQPTVRIRKLKSEPGAEQTTDLSTTCHSSSSSNQRPSRRCRPTKLSEPSLRDKLRNPSVGKKKNKE from the exons aTGGCTTCCAAAGTGGAACAGCAATATAAACTGCTAAACGCGCAGTTAATGGACCATGTCCAAAAGCAGCGCATGGAGCTCGGTTTGTACAAGAAAGAAGTGACAAATCTGAGACGCGAAAACATGGAGTTGCGGCAGGCCCGGATTCTGGAGAATTACCGCATGCGGCAAGATCACATCTGCTTTCTTAAGTGCTTTATGCGGCGCATGGATATTGATCTCGCTAGTCTGGCGGATAGCACCCCGCCGGAATCGCCAGCCGGCCAGCGGCGTCGCAGCTCCAAGGAAATGTGCCAGGAAATGAGGCAGTCCAGCGCCTTGGCTTGCAGCACCAGAACCGTCTCCCCCTCCAGACACCGCGACACAATGGCGAAGGCACCAAACATGGCGCCTAAAATCACG CTAACGACTTCATCACAAAGCGGAGCGGAGATAGAGAACGACGTATCCAGCGCCTTGGCTTTCACAGTAATATCAGAGGAGTCAAATGAAGAGTCTTCCTTCATG CACACGACTCCACAAAGGTTAGTGCCGATAGCGAATAATAGCGCCTGCGCCAGGACCTTGGCTGTCAGCCCCAGACGCAGCGGCAAAATAACGGAAAAACCCACTGAAGCGCCTAGACTCGCG CCCACGACTCCACAAAGGGTTGTGCAGAAAGCGGAAGATAGCGCCAGCGCCTTGGCTGGCAAGCCCAAAATGTTCTCCCCCACCAGACGCCGCGGCAAAACAACCGAAAAACCCACTGAAGCGCCTAGACTCGCG CCCACGACTCCACAAAGGGTACTGCAGAAAGCGAATGATGGCGCCAGCGCCAGCGCCTTGGCTTGCAGCCCCAGACGCCGCGGCAAAACAACGGAAAAACCCACTGAAGCGCCTAGACTCGCG CAGCCAAAGACTCCACAAAGGGTAGTGCAGAAAGCGGAGGATAGCGCCAGCGCCTTGGCTGGCAGCTCCAAAATCTTCTCCCCAACCAGACGCCGCGGCAAAACAACGGAAAAACCAAAGGAAGTGCCTGGACTCGCG CAGCCCACGACTCCACAAAGGGTAGTGCAGAAAGCGAATGATGGCGCCAGCGCCAGCGCCTTGGCTGGCAGCCCCAAAACCTGCCCCGGCATAGTACCGGAGGAACCAAATAAAGATCCTAAGCTCACT AATACGCCTTTACCAGGAAGGGAAGAGAATGTAGAGAATGATGGCTCCTCCGATGAGGAGATCATTGTTGACGACTCCTTGGCAGGGACGATAATGGCTGATTACTCCCTCGGATTGGATCTCACCCAAGATGAAACAAGCTCATCCGACTCATCCTTTGATAATTTCAGTCCGCCACGACGACCTCTTCGCTTAATCGATCAAAATGTTAAAGCGAGTGGCCGAATGAAGACCCGGTCGAGCGCTCGGGCCAAAGAGCCCTTGCTCTTGGATACAGATAACGCCACCAAGGAGCAGCCCAGCATACAGGTACCAAGGCTGGTGCTGACCCCGGCCAGTCCAAAGCGCGACGATTCCCTGATGGGCAGTCCCTCGTTTAGGTCGCAGGCCAGCCAATTAAAACGTAGCCTGTTTGAACGAAATTTTCACATGAGAGCCTCCAACACCAGCACTCCGATCGCCAATAGGTCGTCTCCAGAGCATACAATTACTACCGCAAAAGAGACGAGCGAGATCTTAGCAAGGAGCAGTATTTTCCAGCCCACGGTGAGAATACGGAAACTAAAATCCGAGCCCGGAGCGGAGCAAACGACAGATTTGTCCACGAcctgccacagcagcagcagcagcaatcaaCGACCCAGTCGCAGGTGCCGGCCCACGAAACTATCGGAGCCCAGCCTAAGGGATAAGTTGCGAAACCCATCAGtgggaaagaaaaaaaataaagaataa
- the mei-S332 gene encoding shugoshin isoform X6 encodes MASKVEQQYKLLNAQLMDHVQKQRMELGLYKKEVTNLRRENMELRQARILENYRMRQDHICFLKCFMRRMDIDLASLADSTPPESPAGQRRRSSKEMCQEMRQSSALACSTRTVSPSRHRDTMAKAPNMAPKITLTTSSQSGAEIENDVSSALAFTVISEESNEESSFMHTTPQRLVPIANNSACARTLAVSPRRSGKITEKPTEAPRLAPTTPQRVVQKAEDSASALAGKPKMFSPTRRRGKTTEKPTEAPRLAQPTTPQRVLQKANDGASASALACSPRRRGKTTEKPTEAPRLAPTTPQRVVQKANDGASASALAGSPKTCPGIVPEEPNKDPKLTNTPLPGREENVENDGSSDEEIIVDDSLAGTIMADYSLGLDLTQDETSSSDSSFDNFSPPRRPLRLIDQNVKASGRMKTRSSARAKEPLLLDTDNATKEQPSIQVPRLVLTPASPKRDDSLMGSPSFRSQASQLKRSLFERNFHMRASNTSTPIANRSSPEHTITTAKETSEILARSSIFQPTVRIRKLKSEPGAEQTTDLSTTCHSSSSSNQRPSRRCRPTKLSEPSLRDKLRNPSVGKKKNKE; translated from the exons aTGGCTTCCAAAGTGGAACAGCAATATAAACTGCTAAACGCGCAGTTAATGGACCATGTCCAAAAGCAGCGCATGGAGCTCGGTTTGTACAAGAAAGAAGTGACAAATCTGAGACGCGAAAACATGGAGTTGCGGCAGGCCCGGATTCTGGAGAATTACCGCATGCGGCAAGATCACATCTGCTTTCTTAAGTGCTTTATGCGGCGCATGGATATTGATCTCGCTAGTCTGGCGGATAGCACCCCGCCGGAATCGCCAGCCGGCCAGCGGCGTCGCAGCTCCAAGGAAATGTGCCAGGAAATGAGGCAGTCCAGCGCCTTGGCTTGCAGCACCAGAACCGTCTCCCCCTCCAGACACCGCGACACAATGGCGAAGGCACCAAACATGGCGCCTAAAATCACG CTAACGACTTCATCACAAAGCGGAGCGGAGATAGAGAACGACGTATCCAGCGCCTTGGCTTTCACAGTAATATCAGAGGAGTCAAATGAAGAGTCTTCCTTCATG CACACGACTCCACAAAGGTTAGTGCCGATAGCGAATAATAGCGCCTGCGCCAGGACCTTGGCTGTCAGCCCCAGACGCAGCGGCAAAATAACGGAAAAACCCACTGAAGCGCCTAGACTCGCG CCCACGACTCCACAAAGGGTTGTGCAGAAAGCGGAAGATAGCGCCAGCGCCTTGGCTGGCAAGCCCAAAATGTTCTCCCCCACCAGACGCCGCGGCAAAACAACCGAAAAACCCACTGAAGCGCCTAGACTCGCG CAGCCCACGACTCCACAAAGGGTACTGCAGAAAGCGAATGATGGCGCCAGCGCCAGCGCCTTGGCTTGCAGCCCCAGACGCCGCGGCAAAACAACGGAAAAACCCACTGAAGCGCCTAGACTCGCG CCCACGACTCCACAAAGGGTAGTGCAGAAAGCGAATGATGGCGCCAGCGCCAGCGCCTTGGCTGGCAGCCCCAAAACCTGCCCCGGCATAGTACCGGAGGAACCAAATAAAGATCCTAAGCTCACT AATACGCCTTTACCAGGAAGGGAAGAGAATGTAGAGAATGATGGCTCCTCCGATGAGGAGATCATTGTTGACGACTCCTTGGCAGGGACGATAATGGCTGATTACTCCCTCGGATTGGATCTCACCCAAGATGAAACAAGCTCATCCGACTCATCCTTTGATAATTTCAGTCCGCCACGACGACCTCTTCGCTTAATCGATCAAAATGTTAAAGCGAGTGGCCGAATGAAGACCCGGTCGAGCGCTCGGGCCAAAGAGCCCTTGCTCTTGGATACAGATAACGCCACCAAGGAGCAGCCCAGCATACAGGTACCAAGGCTGGTGCTGACCCCGGCCAGTCCAAAGCGCGACGATTCCCTGATGGGCAGTCCCTCGTTTAGGTCGCAGGCCAGCCAATTAAAACGTAGCCTGTTTGAACGAAATTTTCACATGAGAGCCTCCAACACCAGCACTCCGATCGCCAATAGGTCGTCTCCAGAGCATACAATTACTACCGCAAAAGAGACGAGCGAGATCTTAGCAAGGAGCAGTATTTTCCAGCCCACGGTGAGAATACGGAAACTAAAATCCGAGCCCGGAGCGGAGCAAACGACAGATTTGTCCACGAcctgccacagcagcagcagcagcaatcaaCGACCCAGTCGCAGGTGCCGGCCCACGAAACTATCGGAGCCCAGCCTAAGGGATAAGTTGCGAAACCCATCAGtgggaaagaaaaaaaataaagaataa
- the mei-S332 gene encoding shugoshin isoform X4 — translation MASKVEQQYKLLNAQLMDHVQKQRMELGLYKKEVTNLRRENMELRQARILENYRMRQDHICFLKCFMRRMDIDLASLADSTPPESPAGQRRRSSKEMCQEMRQSSALACSTRTVSPSRHRDTMAKAPNMAPKITLTTSSQSGAEIENDVSSALAFTVISEESNEESSFMHTTPQRLVPIANNSACARTLAVSPRRSGKITEKPTEAPRLAPTTPQRVVQKAEDSASALAGKPKMFSPTRRRGKTTEKPTEAPRLAQPTTPQRVLQKANDGASASALACSPRRRGKTTEKPTEAPRLAPKTPQRVVQKAEDSASALAGSSKIFSPTRRRGKTTEKPKEVPGLAQPTTPQRVVQKANDGASASALAGSPKTCPGIVPEEPNKDPKLTNTPLPGREENVENDGSSDEEIIVDDSLAGTIMADYSLGLDLTQDETSSSDSSFDNFSPPRRPLRLIDQNVKASGRMKTRSSARAKEPLLLDTDNATKEQPSIQVPRLVLTPASPKRDDSLMGSPSFRSQASQLKRSLFERNFHMRASNTSTPIANRSSPEHTITTAKETSEILARSSIFQPTVRIRKLKSEPGAEQTTDLSTTCHSSSSSNQRPSRRCRPTKLSEPSLRDKLRNPSVGKKKNKE, via the exons aTGGCTTCCAAAGTGGAACAGCAATATAAACTGCTAAACGCGCAGTTAATGGACCATGTCCAAAAGCAGCGCATGGAGCTCGGTTTGTACAAGAAAGAAGTGACAAATCTGAGACGCGAAAACATGGAGTTGCGGCAGGCCCGGATTCTGGAGAATTACCGCATGCGGCAAGATCACATCTGCTTTCTTAAGTGCTTTATGCGGCGCATGGATATTGATCTCGCTAGTCTGGCGGATAGCACCCCGCCGGAATCGCCAGCCGGCCAGCGGCGTCGCAGCTCCAAGGAAATGTGCCAGGAAATGAGGCAGTCCAGCGCCTTGGCTTGCAGCACCAGAACCGTCTCCCCCTCCAGACACCGCGACACAATGGCGAAGGCACCAAACATGGCGCCTAAAATCACG CTAACGACTTCATCACAAAGCGGAGCGGAGATAGAGAACGACGTATCCAGCGCCTTGGCTTTCACAGTAATATCAGAGGAGTCAAATGAAGAGTCTTCCTTCATG CACACGACTCCACAAAGGTTAGTGCCGATAGCGAATAATAGCGCCTGCGCCAGGACCTTGGCTGTCAGCCCCAGACGCAGCGGCAAAATAACGGAAAAACCCACTGAAGCGCCTAGACTCGCG CCCACGACTCCACAAAGGGTTGTGCAGAAAGCGGAAGATAGCGCCAGCGCCTTGGCTGGCAAGCCCAAAATGTTCTCCCCCACCAGACGCCGCGGCAAAACAACCGAAAAACCCACTGAAGCGCCTAGACTCGCG CAGCCCACGACTCCACAAAGGGTACTGCAGAAAGCGAATGATGGCGCCAGCGCCAGCGCCTTGGCTTGCAGCCCCAGACGCCGCGGCAAAACAACGGAAAAACCCACTGAAGCGCCTAGACTCGCG CCAAAGACTCCACAAAGGGTAGTGCAGAAAGCGGAGGATAGCGCCAGCGCCTTGGCTGGCAGCTCCAAAATCTTCTCCCCAACCAGACGCCGCGGCAAAACAACGGAAAAACCAAAGGAAGTGCCTGGACTCGCG CAGCCCACGACTCCACAAAGGGTAGTGCAGAAAGCGAATGATGGCGCCAGCGCCAGCGCCTTGGCTGGCAGCCCCAAAACCTGCCCCGGCATAGTACCGGAGGAACCAAATAAAGATCCTAAGCTCACT AATACGCCTTTACCAGGAAGGGAAGAGAATGTAGAGAATGATGGCTCCTCCGATGAGGAGATCATTGTTGACGACTCCTTGGCAGGGACGATAATGGCTGATTACTCCCTCGGATTGGATCTCACCCAAGATGAAACAAGCTCATCCGACTCATCCTTTGATAATTTCAGTCCGCCACGACGACCTCTTCGCTTAATCGATCAAAATGTTAAAGCGAGTGGCCGAATGAAGACCCGGTCGAGCGCTCGGGCCAAAGAGCCCTTGCTCTTGGATACAGATAACGCCACCAAGGAGCAGCCCAGCATACAGGTACCAAGGCTGGTGCTGACCCCGGCCAGTCCAAAGCGCGACGATTCCCTGATGGGCAGTCCCTCGTTTAGGTCGCAGGCCAGCCAATTAAAACGTAGCCTGTTTGAACGAAATTTTCACATGAGAGCCTCCAACACCAGCACTCCGATCGCCAATAGGTCGTCTCCAGAGCATACAATTACTACCGCAAAAGAGACGAGCGAGATCTTAGCAAGGAGCAGTATTTTCCAGCCCACGGTGAGAATACGGAAACTAAAATCCGAGCCCGGAGCGGAGCAAACGACAGATTTGTCCACGAcctgccacagcagcagcagcagcaatcaaCGACCCAGTCGCAGGTGCCGGCCCACGAAACTATCGGAGCCCAGCCTAAGGGATAAGTTGCGAAACCCATCAGtgggaaagaaaaaaaataaagaataa
- the mei-S332 gene encoding shugoshin isoform X3, translating into MASKVEQQYKLLNAQLMDHVQKQRMELGLYKKEVTNLRRENMELRQARILENYRMRQDHICFLKCFMRRMDIDLASLADSTPPESPAGQRRRSSKEMCQEMRQSSALACSTRTVSPSRHRDTMAKAPNMAPKITLTTSSQSGAEIENDVSSALAFTVISEESNEESSFMHTTPQRLVPIANNSACARTLAVSPRRSGKITEKPTEAPRLAPTTPQRVVQKAEDSASALAGKPKMFSPTRRRGKTTEKPTEAPRLAQPTTPQRVLQKANDGASASALACSPRRRGKTTEKPTEAPRLAQPKTPQRVVQKAEDSASALAGSSKIFSPTRRRGKTTEKPKEVPGLAPTTPQRVVQKANDGASASALAGSPKTCPGIVPEEPNKDPKLTNTPLPGREENVENDGSSDEEIIVDDSLAGTIMADYSLGLDLTQDETSSSDSSFDNFSPPRRPLRLIDQNVKASGRMKTRSSARAKEPLLLDTDNATKEQPSIQVPRLVLTPASPKRDDSLMGSPSFRSQASQLKRSLFERNFHMRASNTSTPIANRSSPEHTITTAKETSEILARSSIFQPTVRIRKLKSEPGAEQTTDLSTTCHSSSSSNQRPSRRCRPTKLSEPSLRDKLRNPSVGKKKNKE; encoded by the exons aTGGCTTCCAAAGTGGAACAGCAATATAAACTGCTAAACGCGCAGTTAATGGACCATGTCCAAAAGCAGCGCATGGAGCTCGGTTTGTACAAGAAAGAAGTGACAAATCTGAGACGCGAAAACATGGAGTTGCGGCAGGCCCGGATTCTGGAGAATTACCGCATGCGGCAAGATCACATCTGCTTTCTTAAGTGCTTTATGCGGCGCATGGATATTGATCTCGCTAGTCTGGCGGATAGCACCCCGCCGGAATCGCCAGCCGGCCAGCGGCGTCGCAGCTCCAAGGAAATGTGCCAGGAAATGAGGCAGTCCAGCGCCTTGGCTTGCAGCACCAGAACCGTCTCCCCCTCCAGACACCGCGACACAATGGCGAAGGCACCAAACATGGCGCCTAAAATCACG CTAACGACTTCATCACAAAGCGGAGCGGAGATAGAGAACGACGTATCCAGCGCCTTGGCTTTCACAGTAATATCAGAGGAGTCAAATGAAGAGTCTTCCTTCATG CACACGACTCCACAAAGGTTAGTGCCGATAGCGAATAATAGCGCCTGCGCCAGGACCTTGGCTGTCAGCCCCAGACGCAGCGGCAAAATAACGGAAAAACCCACTGAAGCGCCTAGACTCGCG CCCACGACTCCACAAAGGGTTGTGCAGAAAGCGGAAGATAGCGCCAGCGCCTTGGCTGGCAAGCCCAAAATGTTCTCCCCCACCAGACGCCGCGGCAAAACAACCGAAAAACCCACTGAAGCGCCTAGACTCGCG CAGCCCACGACTCCACAAAGGGTACTGCAGAAAGCGAATGATGGCGCCAGCGCCAGCGCCTTGGCTTGCAGCCCCAGACGCCGCGGCAAAACAACGGAAAAACCCACTGAAGCGCCTAGACTCGCG CAGCCAAAGACTCCACAAAGGGTAGTGCAGAAAGCGGAGGATAGCGCCAGCGCCTTGGCTGGCAGCTCCAAAATCTTCTCCCCAACCAGACGCCGCGGCAAAACAACGGAAAAACCAAAGGAAGTGCCTGGACTCGCG CCCACGACTCCACAAAGGGTAGTGCAGAAAGCGAATGATGGCGCCAGCGCCAGCGCCTTGGCTGGCAGCCCCAAAACCTGCCCCGGCATAGTACCGGAGGAACCAAATAAAGATCCTAAGCTCACT AATACGCCTTTACCAGGAAGGGAAGAGAATGTAGAGAATGATGGCTCCTCCGATGAGGAGATCATTGTTGACGACTCCTTGGCAGGGACGATAATGGCTGATTACTCCCTCGGATTGGATCTCACCCAAGATGAAACAAGCTCATCCGACTCATCCTTTGATAATTTCAGTCCGCCACGACGACCTCTTCGCTTAATCGATCAAAATGTTAAAGCGAGTGGCCGAATGAAGACCCGGTCGAGCGCTCGGGCCAAAGAGCCCTTGCTCTTGGATACAGATAACGCCACCAAGGAGCAGCCCAGCATACAGGTACCAAGGCTGGTGCTGACCCCGGCCAGTCCAAAGCGCGACGATTCCCTGATGGGCAGTCCCTCGTTTAGGTCGCAGGCCAGCCAATTAAAACGTAGCCTGTTTGAACGAAATTTTCACATGAGAGCCTCCAACACCAGCACTCCGATCGCCAATAGGTCGTCTCCAGAGCATACAATTACTACCGCAAAAGAGACGAGCGAGATCTTAGCAAGGAGCAGTATTTTCCAGCCCACGGTGAGAATACGGAAACTAAAATCCGAGCCCGGAGCGGAGCAAACGACAGATTTGTCCACGAcctgccacagcagcagcagcagcaatcaaCGACCCAGTCGCAGGTGCCGGCCCACGAAACTATCGGAGCCCAGCCTAAGGGATAAGTTGCGAAACCCATCAGtgggaaagaaaaaaaataaagaataa
- the mei-S332 gene encoding shugoshin isoform X1: MASKVEQQYKLLNAQLMDHVQKQRMELGLYKKEVTNLRRENMELRQARILENYRMRQDHICFLKCFMRRMDIDLASLADSTPPESPAGQRRRSSKEMCQEMRQSSALACSTRTVSPSRHRDTMAKAPNMAPKITLTTSSQSGAEIENDVSSALAFTVISEESNEESSFMHTTPQRLVPIANNSACARTLAVSPRRSGKITEKPTEAPRLAPTTPQRVVQKAEDSASALAGKPKMFSPTRRRGKTTEKPTEAPRLAQPTTPQRVLQKANDGASASALACSPRRRGKTTEKPTEAPRLAQPKTPQRVVQKAEDSASALAGSSKIFSPTRRRGKTTEKPKEVPGLAQPTTPQRVVQKANDGASASALAGSPKTCPGIVPEEPNKDPKLTNTPLPGREENVENDGSSDEEIIVDDSLAGTIMADYSLGLDLTQDETSSSDSSFDNFSPPRRPLRLIDQNVKASGRMKTRSSARAKEPLLLDTDNATKEQPSIQVPRLVLTPASPKRDDSLMGSPSFRSQASQLKRSLFERNFHMRASNTSTPIANRSSPEHTITTAKETSEILARSSIFQPTVRIRKLKSEPGAEQTTDLSTTCHSSSSSNQRPSRRCRPTKLSEPSLRDKLRNPSVGKKKNKE; this comes from the exons aTGGCTTCCAAAGTGGAACAGCAATATAAACTGCTAAACGCGCAGTTAATGGACCATGTCCAAAAGCAGCGCATGGAGCTCGGTTTGTACAAGAAAGAAGTGACAAATCTGAGACGCGAAAACATGGAGTTGCGGCAGGCCCGGATTCTGGAGAATTACCGCATGCGGCAAGATCACATCTGCTTTCTTAAGTGCTTTATGCGGCGCATGGATATTGATCTCGCTAGTCTGGCGGATAGCACCCCGCCGGAATCGCCAGCCGGCCAGCGGCGTCGCAGCTCCAAGGAAATGTGCCAGGAAATGAGGCAGTCCAGCGCCTTGGCTTGCAGCACCAGAACCGTCTCCCCCTCCAGACACCGCGACACAATGGCGAAGGCACCAAACATGGCGCCTAAAATCACG CTAACGACTTCATCACAAAGCGGAGCGGAGATAGAGAACGACGTATCCAGCGCCTTGGCTTTCACAGTAATATCAGAGGAGTCAAATGAAGAGTCTTCCTTCATG CACACGACTCCACAAAGGTTAGTGCCGATAGCGAATAATAGCGCCTGCGCCAGGACCTTGGCTGTCAGCCCCAGACGCAGCGGCAAAATAACGGAAAAACCCACTGAAGCGCCTAGACTCGCG CCCACGACTCCACAAAGGGTTGTGCAGAAAGCGGAAGATAGCGCCAGCGCCTTGGCTGGCAAGCCCAAAATGTTCTCCCCCACCAGACGCCGCGGCAAAACAACCGAAAAACCCACTGAAGCGCCTAGACTCGCG CAGCCCACGACTCCACAAAGGGTACTGCAGAAAGCGAATGATGGCGCCAGCGCCAGCGCCTTGGCTTGCAGCCCCAGACGCCGCGGCAAAACAACGGAAAAACCCACTGAAGCGCCTAGACTCGCG CAGCCAAAGACTCCACAAAGGGTAGTGCAGAAAGCGGAGGATAGCGCCAGCGCCTTGGCTGGCAGCTCCAAAATCTTCTCCCCAACCAGACGCCGCGGCAAAACAACGGAAAAACCAAAGGAAGTGCCTGGACTCGCG CAGCCCACGACTCCACAAAGGGTAGTGCAGAAAGCGAATGATGGCGCCAGCGCCAGCGCCTTGGCTGGCAGCCCCAAAACCTGCCCCGGCATAGTACCGGAGGAACCAAATAAAGATCCTAAGCTCACT AATACGCCTTTACCAGGAAGGGAAGAGAATGTAGAGAATGATGGCTCCTCCGATGAGGAGATCATTGTTGACGACTCCTTGGCAGGGACGATAATGGCTGATTACTCCCTCGGATTGGATCTCACCCAAGATGAAACAAGCTCATCCGACTCATCCTTTGATAATTTCAGTCCGCCACGACGACCTCTTCGCTTAATCGATCAAAATGTTAAAGCGAGTGGCCGAATGAAGACCCGGTCGAGCGCTCGGGCCAAAGAGCCCTTGCTCTTGGATACAGATAACGCCACCAAGGAGCAGCCCAGCATACAGGTACCAAGGCTGGTGCTGACCCCGGCCAGTCCAAAGCGCGACGATTCCCTGATGGGCAGTCCCTCGTTTAGGTCGCAGGCCAGCCAATTAAAACGTAGCCTGTTTGAACGAAATTTTCACATGAGAGCCTCCAACACCAGCACTCCGATCGCCAATAGGTCGTCTCCAGAGCATACAATTACTACCGCAAAAGAGACGAGCGAGATCTTAGCAAGGAGCAGTATTTTCCAGCCCACGGTGAGAATACGGAAACTAAAATCCGAGCCCGGAGCGGAGCAAACGACAGATTTGTCCACGAcctgccacagcagcagcagcagcaatcaaCGACCCAGTCGCAGGTGCCGGCCCACGAAACTATCGGAGCCCAGCCTAAGGGATAAGTTGCGAAACCCATCAGtgggaaagaaaaaaaataaagaataa